One genomic segment of Epinephelus fuscoguttatus linkage group LG19, E.fuscoguttatus.final_Chr_v1 includes these proteins:
- the trir gene encoding telomerase RNA component interacting RNase, which produces MNITPSNMDPKRSHSKPQTSGGGGGGSSSSSDSSCGSPASPSSSPAPAPSKAPAPAAPGGNVFANDGSFMEMFKKKMEEEKRKRESQQTGGEARATEQGQTPVERKPPPVTSFVGKRRGGVFLKTGVVAKKQKDDTEAEPGKSDAWSKYMAEVKKYKAHQCGDDDKTRPLVK; this is translated from the exons ATGAACATTACACCCAGCAACATGGATCCAAAGCGCTCACACAGTAAACCACAGACAagtggcggtggcggtggtggcagcagcagcagcagcgactcCAGCTGCGGCAGCCCCGCGTCCCCCTCCAGCAGCCCCGCACCGGCACCCAGCAAAGCCCCGGCACCGGCGGCACCCGGGGGCAACGTGTTCGCCAACGACGGCAGCTTCATGGAGATGTTCaagaagaagatggaggaggagaagaggaaaagggAGTCGCAGCAAACAGGTGGAGAGGCGAGAGCCACCGAGCAAGGACAGACACCAGTGGAAAGGAAGCCCCCTCCAGTGACGAGCTTT GTGGGGAAGCGCAGAGGCGGTGTGTTCCTAAAGACCGGCGTGGTTGCGAAGAAGCAGAAAGACGACACAGAA GCTGAGCCAGGCAAGAGCGATGCTTGGTCAAAGTATATGGCTGAGGTTAAAAAGTACAAAGCCCACCAGTGTGGTGACGACGATAAAACCAGGCCTCTGGTCAAGTAG